The following coding sequences lie in one Maylandia zebra isolate NMK-2024a linkage group LG14, Mzebra_GT3a, whole genome shotgun sequence genomic window:
- the pxylp1 gene encoding 2-phosphoxylose phosphatase 1 isoform X3, with amino-acid sequence MIRHGDRYPLYSIPRTKRPAIDCTLSTSRKPSHPLLDPFIHHMGLGGRGHWESPLGSVPRLPSHSACEMGELTQTGVVQHLRNGQLLHHAYKQHSLFPSDWAPRQIWVETTGKSRTLQSGLAFLYGFLPDFDWTKLTVRHQWSTLFCSSACDCPARNRYLEEEQRRQYQLRAADTELERTYMDMARTLGLPTRQLRAANPIDSLLCHLCHGLSFPCVPIGDSGAGGCLTMEQFAVIRRQQLDDEVHRRRAGLYHKYAILAMYPYLNRTAAKMERIAKSIEAGREPRSGGEEVFTLSSAHDVTVAPLLSALGLEEARFPRFAARIVFELWKSPSMIQGQVKKRGGKGEKSKAKYGETFIRVLYNGEDVTFHTSFCRPHDRHVSQPLCPLKNFLSFVRRDMFSVVNATSYKEACYRRPG; translated from the exons GAAACCCTCCCACCCCCTGCTGGACCCCTTCATCCATCACATGGGCCTGGGGGGTCGCGGCCACTGGGAGTCACCTCTGGGCTCGGTTCCTCGTCTGCCCAGCCACAGTGCCTGTGAGATGGGAGAACTCACGCAGACAG GTGTGGTGCAGCACCTTCGCAATGGGCAGCTCCTCCACCACGCCTACAAACAACACAGTCTCTTCCCTTCTGATTGGGCGCCCCGTCAGATCTGGGTGGAGACCACAGGGAAGAGTCGCACTCTTCAGAGCGGGCTGGCCTTCCTCTACGGTTTCCTTCCGGACTTTGATTGGACGAAGCTGACCGTGCGTCACCAGTGGAGCACGCTGTTCTGCAGCTCGGCCTGCGACTGCCCTGCCAGGAACAGGTACCtggaggaggagcagaggaggcaGTATCAGCTCAGAGCGGCCGACACTGAACTGGAGAGAACTTACATGGATATGGCACGAACTTTGGGTCTTCCCACTCGGCAGCTCCGAGCTGCAAACCCCATAGACTCCCTGCTGTGCCACCTGTGCCATGGCCTTTCGTTCCCATGTGTTCCCATAGGGGATAGTGGCGCCGGCGGATGCCTGACTATGGAACAGTTTGCCGTGATCCGACGGCAGCAGCTGGACGATGAGGTGCACCGGAGGAGAGCGGGGCTGTACCACAAATACGCCATCCTGGCGATGTATCCCTACCTCAACCGAACCGCCGCCAAGATGGAGCGGATCGCTAAGAGCATCGAGGCTGGTCGTGAGCCTCGTTCCGGGGGCGAGGAGGTCTTCACTCTCTCTTCAGCCCATGATGTCACAGTGGCTCCATTGCTAAGTGCCCTGGGTCTCGAAGAAGCCCGGTTCCCAAGGTTTGCAGCAAGAATTGTCTTTGAACTGTGGAAAAGTCCCTCGATGATACAAGGCCAAGTAAAAAAGAGAGGTGGAAAAGGTGAGAAGTCAAAGGCCAAATACGGCGAAACATTCATCCGGGTGCTGTACAACGGCGAGGACGTGACATTTCACACCTCCTTCTGTCGCCCACACGACCGCCACGTCAGCCAGCCTCTCTGCCCTCTGAAAAATTTCCTGTCTTTTGTTAGGAGAGACATGTTCAGCGTTGTCAATGCCACCTCCTACAAGGAGGCCTGCTACAGGCGCCCTGGTTGA